A single genomic interval of Procambarus clarkii isolate CNS0578487 chromosome 17, FALCON_Pclarkii_2.0, whole genome shotgun sequence harbors:
- the LOC123772527 gene encoding collagen alpha-2(I) chain-like, translating into MVGSAGPQGLMVGSAGPQGLMVGSAGPQGLMVGLAGPQGLMVGSAGPQGLMVGSAGPQGLMVGLAGPQGLMVCLAGPQGLMVGLAGPKGLMVGLAGPQGLMVGSTGPQGLMVGSAGPQGLMVGSAGPQGLMVGSAVPQGLMVGLAGPQGLMVGSTGPQGLMVGSAGPQGLMVGSAGPQGLMVGSAGPQGLMVGSAGPQGLMVGSAGPQGLMVGSAGPQGLMVGSAGPQGLMVGSTGPQGLMVGLAGPQGLMVGSAGPQGLMVGLAGPQGLMVGLAGPQGLMVGSAGPQGLMVGSAGPQGLMVGSAGPQGLMVGSAGPQGLMVGLAGPQGLMVGSAGLQGMIQW; encoded by the coding sequence ATGGTGGGCTCGGCCGGCCCTCAAGGCTTGATGGTGGGCTCGGCCGGCCCTCAAGGCTTGATGGTGGGCTCGGCCGGCCCTCAAGGCTTGATGGTGGGCTTGGCCGGCCCTCAAGGCTTGATGGTGGGCTCGGCCGGCCCTCAAGGCTTGATGGTGGGCTCGGCCGGCCCTCAAGGCTTGATGGTGGGCTTGGCCGGCCCTCAAGGCTTGATGGTGTGCTTGGCCGGCCCTCAAGGCTTGATGGTGGGCTTGGCCGGCCCTAAAGGCTTGATGGTGGGCTTGGCCGGCCCTCAAGGCTTGATGGTGGGCTCGACCGGCCCTCAAGGCTTGATGGTGGGCTCGGCCGGCCCTCAAGGCTTGATGGTGGGTTCGGCCGGCCCTCAAGGCTTGATGGTGGGCTCGGCCGTCCCTCAAGGCTTGATGGTGGGCTTGGCCGGCCCTCAAGGCTTGATGGTGGGCTCGACCGGCCCTCAAGGCTTGATGGTGGGCTCGGCCGGCCCTCAAGGCTTGATGGTGGGTTCGGCCGGCCCTCAAGGCTTGATGGTGGGCTCGGCCGGCCCTCAAGGCTTGATGGTGGGCTCGGCCGGCCCTCAAGGCTTGATGGTGGGTTCGGCCGGCCCTCAAGGCTTGATGGTGGGTTCGGCCGGCCCTCAAGGCTTGATGGTGGGCTCGGCCGGCCCTCAAGGCTTGATGGTGGGCTCGACCGGCCCTCAAGGCTTGATGGTGGGCTTGGCCGGCCCTCAAGGCTTGATGGTGGGTTCGGCCGGCCCTCAAGGCTTGATGGTGGGCTTGGCCGGCCCTCAAGGCTTGATGGTGGGCTTGGCCGGCCCTCAAGGCTTGATGGTGGGCTCGGCCGGCCCTCAAGGCTTGATGGTGGGCTCGGCCGGCCCTCAAGGCTTGATGGTGGGCTCGGCCGGCCCTCAAGGCTTGATGGTGGGCTCGGCCGGCCCTCAAGGCTTGATGGTGGGCTTGGCCGGCCCTCAAGGCTTGATGGTGGGCTCGGCCGGGCTTCAAGGGATGATACAGTGGTGA